A segment of the Caldalkalibacillus thermarum genome:
TACAACAGGTGACAGATCCGCAAAAAAAACATCGCCACGTTTAACGATCAAATGCTACACCCCGCTCACTAAGCGGTCTAAGGTGTGATCTGCCTCTTCCTCAGCAAGAAACGCTTCCGATGCCATGTTTAGATTTATGTTGGCCATTTCCATATATCCTTTTTTCATGCTTTCCCGCAGCTGACGTTTCTTACGTTCCCGCAAGTAAAATTTCATTGCTTGGCGAATCAATTCACTCCGGTTGGACTGCTCCTTCTTCGCCACCCCGTCCACTTCTTTAAGCAAGTTTTGGGGAAGGGTAATCATGATTCGCTTTGTTTTGGAATTAGACACGATCAAAGCACCTCCAACAATTGCCGTACAACCAATATTATGTTACGCATTCATTAAATATACTACCATTATAGAGCCGAAGGACCAAATTTATACGTCAACACTCTCTTCCCCTATCGATTCTAACATGGGTGCAAATAGTCCTGCAACACATATTTTTGCTATACCAGATGGCGGTCTTTGCTTAACAGATCCTGCACTTCCGGTTTGGAGCCCACATACACTCTGGGCACCCGCTTGGATATCTGGCAAGGGATTTCATAGTTAATCGTTCCGATCAAGCCAGCCAGTTCATCCACGCTCACTTCGCTATCCTCTTCTTTGCCGATAAGGGTCACACGCTGGTTACGCTTATAGGGACGGTCCAGCTTCACCATCATTTGATCCATGCACACTCTGCCCACCACGGGATAACGCCGTCCATCAATCAGCACATGGGCCCGGTTGGACAACAACCGGCTGTAGCCGTCAGCATAGCCGATGGGGATGGTGCCGATCCATTCCTCTTCCCGGGCCCGGTAAGTACAGCCGTAACTGATGCCGTGACCCACTGGGACCTGCTTAACCTGGCTCAAGGCGGAGTAAAGCGAAAAAGCAGACTGAAGTTTAAACGGCAAAAGACCGCCCATCCAATCCGCCGGCAGCAAGCCATACATGCTGATGCCCAGCCGGACCATATTGGTGTGCCGGCCTGTCGTTTGTCTGATCAACCCGGCACTGTTAGCCAGATGAATGAACCGGGGTTTAATCCCGCTTTTAAAAATCAGTTCCACCCTCTCATCAAAACAAGCCAGCTGGCGGCGCAAATAGGCGTCATCCTGTTCATCAGCCGTAGCTAAATGGGAGTAGACGCCCTCCCAGTTCAGCAAGTTGTGATCTGAAGCATGATTCAGCCTCATATAGGCCTGCACCATCTGTTCCAGTTCATCAAGAGACGGGATACCCAGCCGGCCCATGCCCGTATCCAATTTGAGATGAAAAGAAAGGGGAGGTTCCTCTGAGCTGACCCGGGCTGCTATATCTTCAAAATAGGCGTAGTCGGGAACGGTGACAGACAGCCGGTGCCGCTGGGCCAAGGGCAAATACTCAGGCAGCACATAGCCAAGTACCAGTACAGGCGCTTGAATACCTGCCTGACGCAATTCAATGCCTTCCTCCAGCAAGGCCACCGCCAGCCAATCCGCTCCTGCCCTGAGAGCAGACTGAGCCACCCGCACAGCGCCATGACCGTAGCCATCCGCCTTTA
Coding sequences within it:
- a CDS encoding CopG family ribbon-helix-helix protein, producing MSNSKTKRIMITLPQNLLKEVDGVAKKEQSNRSELIRQAMKFYLRERKKRQLRESMKKGYMEMANINLNMASEAFLAEEEADHTLDRLVSGV
- the alr gene encoding alanine racemase, giving the protein MFYRQTWAEINLDAIYDNVANFKKYLAKDKALMATVKADGYGHGAVRVAQSALRAGADWLAVALLEEGIELRQAGIQAPVLVLGYVLPEYLPLAQRHRLSVTVPDYAYFEDIAARVSSEEPPLSFHLKLDTGMGRLGIPSLDELEQMVQAYMRLNHASDHNLLNWEGVYSHLATADEQDDAYLRRQLACFDERVELIFKSGIKPRFIHLANSAGLIRQTTGRHTNMVRLGISMYGLLPADWMGGLLPFKLQSAFSLYSALSQVKQVPVGHGISYGCTYRAREEEWIGTIPIGYADGYSRLLSNRAHVLIDGRRYPVVGRVCMDQMMVKLDRPYKRNQRVTLIGKEEDSEVSVDELAGLIGTINYEIPCQISKRVPRVYVGSKPEVQDLLSKDRHLV